A portion of the Bactrocera neohumeralis isolate Rockhampton chromosome 2, APGP_CSIRO_Bneo_wtdbg2-racon-allhic-juicebox.fasta_v2, whole genome shotgun sequence genome contains these proteins:
- the LOC126757660 gene encoding ATP-dependent DNA helicase 2 subunit 1: MASCSSNLNWNPNIDVLISDSEDDDDETKPNYKGREALIFVVDANLYAEYEKFAEALDIVRKALISGLLVNSNDLIGIVFANTEMNPDPYEASSLDNIVLPQNCAVFLPLRALSKSIVEHYLRFMETAEQEFGTNYGIVGNGGHADFAVMLRLCINLFENAGYNLVSSTLVYLTDRATPHPPNSNLYQRALQKAKDLEGKEIEFQVIPMVDEFDYEPFYKEFITLVEDGNIADFEPKNPEELRTLLSDRKLRQNVLRRSLGHFKLSLGPDLAISALYYKYFKARFMPRKVRLLRKDNSIVHQKRVIMVRKQSQETMEIAEEYVVKQSGGWHEINLGDMSIRITPEQINRVRNLHAPGMMLLGFKPISELPENWYYKPQNFMYPDEKGVKGSKCLFRALWERCLERDKMAICLFMRKRKSIPRYVALIPVEGTATEDDTSKPLLSGDGFKIVYLPFAKHIRNIDFANWNSMQNDSPEEGVKVFEKVVSKLRTTFQSNFLVDPTVEALQSNILALALNIKTDNAGLSGMPDAKRQDERIAKILPRINEIFGDDVEVAKKRPATGASSANAPKIPKADADSLQLLSYVQQLASNDTLGSCTAAQLRDILKTHFDVQVPSKMIKQDLIARVKELID; this comes from the exons ATGGCGAGTTGCAGCTCAAATCTAAATTGGAATCCGAATATCGATGTGTTAATTAGCGACAGCGAGGATGACGATGATGAAACAAAACCAAATTATAAAGGGCGCGAAGCGCTGATATTCGTGGTGGACGCTAATCTCTATGCAGAGTATGAGAAATTTGCTGAGGCATTGGATATTGTGCGTAAAGCATTAATATCTGGGTTGCTTGTAAACAGTAATGATTTAATTGGTATTGTATTTGCAAATACTGAAATGAATCCGGATCCATATGAAGCTAGCAGTTTGGATAATATTGTTTTGCCACAAAATTGCGCGGTTTTCTTACCGCTCCGCGCCTTATCGAAATCAATAGTAGAACATTACCTGCGCTTTATGGAAACTGCTGAACAAGAATTTGGGACCAACTATGGTATCGTAGGAAATGGCGGGCATGCCGATTTTGCCGTTATGCTTCGCTTGTGTATAAATCTATTTGAAAACGCCGGCTATAATCTAGTTTCTTCGACATTGGTTTATCTTACTGACAGAGCAACGCCCCATCCTCCCAATTCAAATTTATATCAAAGAGCCTTGCAAAAAGCCAAAGATCTGGAAGGAAAGGAAATCGAGTTTCAAGTGATACCCATGGTTGATGAATTTGATTATGAGCCATTTTACAAAGAATTTATAACGCTGGTTGAAG ATGGAAATATTGctgattttgaaccaaaaaatCCCGAAGAATTGCGTACACTATTATCTGATCGCAAGCTGCGACAAAACGTTTTAAGACGATCGTTGGGCCACTTCAAATTGTCGCTGGGTCCAGATTTGGCAATATCAGCTCTCtactataaatatttcaaagctCGTTTCATGCCACGAAAAGTGCGGCTTCTGCGGAAAGACAATTCAATTGTACATCAAAAGCGTGTTATTATGGTGCGTAAGCAGTCACAAGAAACTATGGAAATTGCTGAAGAGTACGTAGTTAAACAAAGTGGTGGTTGGCACGAGATTAACCTGGGTGACATGAGTATACGCATTACACCCGAGCAAATAAATCGTGTCCGAAACTTGCATGCACCCGGCATGATGTTACTTGGCTTTAAACCGATTTCGGAATTGCCAGAAAATTGGTATTATAAACCACAAAACTTTATGTATCCCGATGAGAAAGGTGTTAAGGGATCGAAATGTCTATTTCGGGCACTTTGGGAAAGGTGTTTGGAGCGAGATAAAATGGCTATTTGCTTATTCATGCGTAAGCGCAAATCAATTCCACGTTACGTTGCTTTAATACCCGTGGAGGGTACTGCTACAGAGGATGATACGTCCAAACCCTTATTATCAGGTGATGGTTTCAAGATAGTATATCTGCCTTTTGCCAAACACATACGCAATATAGATTTTGCGAATTGGAATAGTATGCAAAACGACTCACCCGAAGAAGGtgtgaaagtttttgaaaaagtagtcAGTAAATTGCGTACCACATTCCAATCTAATTTTCTTGTTGATCCAACTGTGGAGGCATTGCAATCTAATATACTGGCTTTAGCTTTGAATATAAAAACTGACAATGCCGGTTTGAGTGGAATGCCGGATGCCAAGCGGCAGGATGAACGCATTGCAAAAATCTTGCCTCGAATAAACGAAATATTCGGCGATGATGTTGAGGTAGCAAAAAAGCGCCCGGCAACTGGTGCATCCAGTGCAAATGCACCTAAAATACCTAAAGCGGATGCGGATAGTTTGCAGCTACTTAGCTACGTGCAACAGTTGGCGAGCAATGATACGCTGGGTAGTTGTACCGCTGCCCAATTGCGtgatattttgaaaacacattttgaTGTGCAGGTTCCCTCAAAAATGATCAAGCAGGATTTGATTGCTCGAGTAAAGGAACTAATTGATTGA
- the LOC126757750 gene encoding 60S ribosomal protein L3 isoform X3 yields the protein MSHRKFSAPRHGSMAFYPKKRSARHRGKVKAFPKDDASKPVHLTCFIGYKAGMTHIVREADRPGSKINKKEVVEAVTVLETPPMIVVGAVGYIETPYGLRALVNVWAQHLSEECRRRFYKNCSWISLLRELLKSVQVV from the exons ATG tcTCATCGTAAATTCTCTGCGCCTCGCCATGGCTCTATGGCATTCTACCCCAAAAAGCGGTCAGCTCGCCATCGTGGTAAGGTTAAGGCCTTCCCCAAGGATGATGCCAGCAAACCAGTGCATTTAACATGCTTCATTGGTTACAAGGCTGGTATGACGCACATCGTTCGTGAAGCAGACCGTCCTGGATCCA aGATCAATAAGAAGGAGGTTGTTGAAGCCGTAACTGTTTTGGAAACTCCACCAAtgattgttgttggtgctgtaGGTTACATTGAGACTCCATACGGTCTCCGTGCTCTCGTCAATGTGTGGGCACAACATTTATCCGAGGAGTGCCGTCGCCGTTTCTACAAGAACTG ttcttGGATCAGCTTGCTGAGAGAGCTTTTAAAATCTGTTCAAGTCGTGTGA
- the LOC126757893 gene encoding LOW QUALITY PROTEIN: armadillo repeat-containing protein 7 (The sequence of the model RefSeq protein was modified relative to this genomic sequence to represent the inferred CDS: deleted 1 base in 1 codon), whose protein sequence is MFSSHAYLKRRTPEKGIPRSDYIEHLVEEYHTTTNIEAKEQVTANLANFAYDPINWRYLKESGTLDVFEDCMKGPNECLQLHAIAGYCNICLDPVAFQFITNLEILAQINNLLHATESADIQLNCIALLYQLLTSDFCTKEQKALIAVPSLLKKITQLRNESTDQRVKNIATLFCEDFGSRIEEVEDFKNVLATLKRFSSQVATKCREITVVKRFTQEELDKFSTLTSDYNPIHSTTTSITERKVHGAFLNAVVAGIIGSQIPGPGTIVLSQKFKFPNACRVDKDVYITVRLVNERKIALVEYVCKQDEGLVFIGEAKLLIKQ, encoded by the exons ATGTTTTCTAGTCATGCATATCTGAAAAGACGCACACCTGAGAAAGGAATACCACGTTCTGATTACATTGAACATCTGGTAGAAGAATATCACACCACTACAAACATTG AGGCCAAGGAACAAGTGACTGCTAATTTGGCAAATTTTGCTTATGATCCAATAAATTGGAGGTATCTAAAAGAATCTGGTACCTTAGACGTGTTTGAAGATTGCATGAAGGGTCCAAATGAGTGTTTACAGTTACACGCTATTGCCGGTTATTGCAACATATGCTTAG ATCCTGTAgcatttcaatttattacaaatttagaGATCCTCGCTCAAATAAACAACCTGCTTCACGCAACAGAATCAGCCGACATACAGCTTAATTGCATAGCTCTGTTATATCAGTTACTCACGTCTGACTTTTGTACAAAAGAACAGAAAGCTTTAATTGCTGTACCCAgcttgctaaaaaaaattacacaactACGAAACGAAAGCACAGATCAGAGAGTAAAGAATATCGCGACATTGTTTTGTGAAGATTTTGGATCGCGTATAGAGGAGGTAgaagatttcaaaaatgtaCTCGCCACTT TAAAACGCTTCAGTAGTCAAGTAGCAACTAAATGTAGAGAGATTACTGTAGTCAAGAGGTTCACTCAGGAAGAACTAGATAAATTTTCTACGCTTACCTCGGATTATAATCCTATACATTCTACAACGACATCAATAACCGAACGTAAAGTTCATGGTGCTTTCCTCAATGCCGTTGTGGCTGGCATAATTGGTTCACAAATACCTGGGCCGGGTACTATTGTTTTAAGTCAAAAGTTTAAATTTCCCAATGCATGCCGTGTTGACAAAGATGTATATATTACTGTTCGTTTGGTTAATGAACGCAAAATTGCTTTAGTAGAATATGTGTGTAAACAGGATGAAGGACTTGTTTTCATCGGCGAAGctaaacttttaataaaacaataa
- the LOC126757750 gene encoding 60S ribosomal protein L3 isoform X2 — MIVVGAVGYIETPYGLRALVNVWAQHLSEECRRRFYKNWYKSKKKAFTKASKKWEVDLGKKSIENDFRKMLRYCKVIRVIAHSQIRLIKQRQKKAHIMEIQLNGGSIEDKVKWVRENLEKPVQVSNVFGQDEMIDCVGVTKGKGFKGVTARWHTKKLPRKTHKGLRKVACIGAWHPSRVSFTVARAGQKGYHHRTEINKKIYRIGAGIHTKDGKVIKNNASTEYDLTDKSITPMGGFPHYGEVTNDFVMLKGCCIGSKKRVLTLRKSLLKHTKRSALEQIKLKFIDTSSKMGHGRFQTPADKLAFMGPLKKDRIKEEVAAAGAATTSATA; from the exons AtgattgttgttggtgctgtaGGTTACATTGAGACTCCATACGGTCTCCGTGCTCTCGTCAATGTGTGGGCACAACATTTATCCGAGGAGTGCCGTCGCCGTTTCTACAAGAACTG gtacAAATCAAAGAAGAAGGCTTTCACCAAAGCCAGCAAGAAATGGGAAGTTGACTTGGGCAAGAAGAGCATTGAAAATGACTTCCGCAAGATGCTCCGTTACTGCAAGGTCATCCGCGTTATTGCTCATTCACAG ATCCGTTTGATCAAGCAACGCCAAAAGAAGGCCCATATCATGGAAATCCAATTGAACGGTGGTTCTATTGAAGATAAAGTTAAATGGGTTCGTGAGAACTTGGAGAAACCCGTGCAAGTCAGCAATGTCTTCGGACAGGATGAGATGATTGATTGCGTTGGTGTTACCAAAGGTAAAGGTTTCAAGGGTGTCACTGCTCGTTGGCACACCAAGAAATTGCCACGCAAGACGCACAAGGGTCTACGCAAAGTTGCTTGTATTGGAGCTTGGCATCCCTCTCGTGTGTCCTTCACCGTCGCACGTGCCGGTCAAAAGGGCTACCATCACCGTACCGAAATCAACAAGAAGATCTACCGCATTGGTGCCGGTATTCACACCAAGGATGGCAAG GTCATCAAAAACAACGCCTCCACCGAGTACGATTTGACCGATAAGAGCATTACACCCATGGGTGGTTTCCCCCATTATGGTGAAGTCACCAATGACTTCGTCATGCTCAAGGGTTGTTGCATTGGCTCTAAGAAGCGTGTGCTCACACTCCGCAAGTCTTTGCTAAAACACACCAAGCGCTCTGCTTTGGAACAAATAAAACTCAAGTTCATCGACACATCGTCCAAGATGGGTCATGGTCGCTTCCAAACCCCAGCCGACAAATTGGCATTCATGGGACCACTCAAGAAGGATCGCATCAAGGAGGAGGTTGCCGCCGCTGGTGCTGCCACTACATCTGCTACCgcataa
- the LOC126757858 gene encoding 28S ribosomal protein S33, mitochondrial, translated as MSSNKYNELIKLGTQYARRMNFLSNRIFGEVARTTNEKSMKVVRMFAEEPVHKRDSLNNWYPRHVETHILMKNLRAYGLFRDEHEDFKEEMKRLRRLRGKAAPKKGEGKRAKK; from the coding sequence ATGTCGTCCAACAAatataatgaattaattaagtTGGGCACGCAATATGCACGCCGTATGAATTTTCTTTCCAATCGCATATTTGGTGAAGTCGCGCGTACCACCAATGAAAAGTCAATGAAGGTAGTTCGCATGTTCGCGGAGGAGCCGGTGCATAAGCGCGATTCATTAAATAACTGGTATCCTCGACATGTAGAGACACATATTCTCATGAAAAATCTTCGTGCGTACGGCTTATTCCGTGATGAGCACGAAGATTTCAAAGAGGAAATGAAACGTTTGAGACGGCTACGTGGTAAAGCTGCACCAAAGAAGGGGGAAGGCAAGCGAGCGAAGAAATAG
- the LOC126757874 gene encoding HIG1 domain family member 1A, mitochondrial encodes MSSKSYFEDSRDESQGGKLSRKIKDSPFMIIGLAGFVAAGIIGAYKYKNRGTMSTSVFLMQLRVAAQGTVVGALTLGLGYSMANEYIFNKTPKENTKQSQ; translated from the exons ATGAGTTCTAAATCGTATTTTGAGGATTCGCGCGACGAAAGCCAAGGTGGAAAACTGTCCAGAAAAATAAAGGATTCGCCATTCATGATTATTG GTTTGGCTGGCTTCGTAGCGGCTGGCATTATTGGTGCTTATAAATATAAGAACCGTGGCACAATGAGCACCAGTGTTTTCTTAATGCAACTTCGTGTTGCGGCGCAGGGAACCGTTGTCGGGGCGCTGACGTTGGGTCTCGGCTATAGCATGGCcaatgaatatatatttaacaaaacacCCAAAGAAAA TACAAAACAGTCTCAATAA
- the LOC126757750 gene encoding 60S ribosomal protein L3 isoform X1: MSHRKFSAPRHGSMAFYPKKRSARHRGKVKAFPKDDASKPVHLTCFIGYKAGMTHIVREADRPGSKINKKEVVEAVTVLETPPMIVVGAVGYIETPYGLRALVNVWAQHLSEECRRRFYKNWYKSKKKAFTKASKKWEVDLGKKSIENDFRKMLRYCKVIRVIAHSQIRLIKQRQKKAHIMEIQLNGGSIEDKVKWVRENLEKPVQVSNVFGQDEMIDCVGVTKGKGFKGVTARWHTKKLPRKTHKGLRKVACIGAWHPSRVSFTVARAGQKGYHHRTEINKKIYRIGAGIHTKDGKVIKNNASTEYDLTDKSITPMGGFPHYGEVTNDFVMLKGCCIGSKKRVLTLRKSLLKHTKRSALEQIKLKFIDTSSKMGHGRFQTPADKLAFMGPLKKDRIKEEVAAAGAATTSATA; this comes from the exons ATG tcTCATCGTAAATTCTCTGCGCCTCGCCATGGCTCTATGGCATTCTACCCCAAAAAGCGGTCAGCTCGCCATCGTGGTAAGGTTAAGGCCTTCCCCAAGGATGATGCCAGCAAACCAGTGCATTTAACATGCTTCATTGGTTACAAGGCTGGTATGACGCACATCGTTCGTGAAGCAGACCGTCCTGGATCCA aGATCAATAAGAAGGAGGTTGTTGAAGCCGTAACTGTTTTGGAAACTCCACCAAtgattgttgttggtgctgtaGGTTACATTGAGACTCCATACGGTCTCCGTGCTCTCGTCAATGTGTGGGCACAACATTTATCCGAGGAGTGCCGTCGCCGTTTCTACAAGAACTG gtacAAATCAAAGAAGAAGGCTTTCACCAAAGCCAGCAAGAAATGGGAAGTTGACTTGGGCAAGAAGAGCATTGAAAATGACTTCCGCAAGATGCTCCGTTACTGCAAGGTCATCCGCGTTATTGCTCATTCACAG ATCCGTTTGATCAAGCAACGCCAAAAGAAGGCCCATATCATGGAAATCCAATTGAACGGTGGTTCTATTGAAGATAAAGTTAAATGGGTTCGTGAGAACTTGGAGAAACCCGTGCAAGTCAGCAATGTCTTCGGACAGGATGAGATGATTGATTGCGTTGGTGTTACCAAAGGTAAAGGTTTCAAGGGTGTCACTGCTCGTTGGCACACCAAGAAATTGCCACGCAAGACGCACAAGGGTCTACGCAAAGTTGCTTGTATTGGAGCTTGGCATCCCTCTCGTGTGTCCTTCACCGTCGCACGTGCCGGTCAAAAGGGCTACCATCACCGTACCGAAATCAACAAGAAGATCTACCGCATTGGTGCCGGTATTCACACCAAGGATGGCAAG GTCATCAAAAACAACGCCTCCACCGAGTACGATTTGACCGATAAGAGCATTACACCCATGGGTGGTTTCCCCCATTATGGTGAAGTCACCAATGACTTCGTCATGCTCAAGGGTTGTTGCATTGGCTCTAAGAAGCGTGTGCTCACACTCCGCAAGTCTTTGCTAAAACACACCAAGCGCTCTGCTTTGGAACAAATAAAACTCAAGTTCATCGACACATCGTCCAAGATGGGTCATGGTCGCTTCCAAACCCCAGCCGACAAATTGGCATTCATGGGACCACTCAAGAAGGATCGCATCAAGGAGGAGGTTGCCGCCGCTGGTGCTGCCACTACATCTGCTACCgcataa